The Haliotis asinina isolate JCU_RB_2024 chromosome 2, JCU_Hal_asi_v2, whole genome shotgun sequence genomic interval taaaccagacattgagctttctctctgacagtctgcttatcacaatcatcatgattttttttatgtaacgagtagactatttacttgtttgtgtacacaaccaagattagactactgctcatgaacTCACACTCTGGACAGGCAGTGTTTCAAGCTCTGTGAAcatattcactgcacatgcgttatgagcgcagccTAGAATAGCTGTTGAAATCACTTTTCCTCCGAAGCGCTGGGGAAagttagtgaatcgtttgaactccgattttgcgggctttttttcatcatgCTTTTTGTCAACTTTAGACTGAATTTGGAttcttgatgatttgtttcggtaagtgcatttcgaaagatatcagaatctgcaaagataTTTTTTCgttacatgtgaccttttaACAAATATACTGTTTGTCATCTCTGGAGGTCATGTTTTCACTAACATGGAGTGTAGTAGTGCAGTGTTAAGGCATCTGCCCATCACATTAtaggcctgggttcgatccccagtGGAGACAACCAGGTTCAGGTCCCAGAGTTGACACATTTGCATGATATCCTTATACAAGATACTTAGATCCACATTGTCGCAGATCACTCATGCAATATGAGTACACATGAAGATGTGCTGGCAACAAGAGCGTTCGGTTTCTTGTGTCTTAACAGGCAGCATGGATGTATGTTCCCCCAAGGAGTTGAAAAAGTATTGGAGTGTGCCATAGTGTCCTATGACTGGGTATAGTAATGTCCGTATCGCCATGAGCTGGTAATGTGCCTGGATCTGAGTGCCATATAACCAAGCTATTACTACCTACTACTTCATCTCTTCCTAGGAAACCGTAAGGAAAGGGGATTTTGTTGGGGGATTTTGgggttttcttttaaaaaaaactcaaGGAAAGTTACATCAACAAATAACAGGGaacatattttttcacttttttttattCCCCACAAATAGACATTTAAGCTTTGACTGCGTACTTTCGTGTAGGGTACAGGCGCTCTTTCTTCTGTTGCTTCTTTGTCTTGATAGAGCGTTCAAACTTGGTGAGAGCACGCCTCATTGCTCTTGTCTTCTTAGGACGGAGATCCTTGGGCTTGAAGCGCTTTGTCTTGTAGAATTTCCTCAAGTTTTCCTTCTGTGTCTGATTAATAACTGTCAGGACTCGAGCGATAGATTTCCTCACGGAGCATCTGCAACAATTCCATTACAaatcatttcatcaatattcaatgCAACATTCATCTTGAAACATTTACTATGAATGAGCATAAAGACTGACGACAATCTGTACCTGACTATTGCCTGTGCAgacatttatgttttcataCGACCGTATGCAACACAGAGACCACTTTTTATTACTGTTTCAGGACATACAATTCTTTTCTCTGAGAAGCCTAGTCATCATGTTTTCACAAGCACTTAGCTTTACCTCAACACAAACGCTTCAGCAATaacccatctgtatcactggatGGTGCATATAAAGACAAGAAACAGGCAAATCATTGGTTAAACAGAAAGAGCGTTCTCTTGATGACTTCCACTGACCCTTACAGGCCCCTAACCTCAAGGTCAATTGTGAAGTTTGGAAGAGCCACATTCCACatcaaaatgaatgtttggtTTGGTCATTGTTGATTGTGTTTTGCTGCCTGTAAACTGAGTCTAGATGAGACCATCCAATGATGGATACTGTGCACAATCCATGCCATCACAATAATTTGTCTATTTCGCCTCCCATGTGTCCCCTTATTCTTAaaaactggagtgagtgagcttagttttacgctgcactcggcaatattcaagccacatggcagcggtctgtaaataatcaagtctggaccagacaatcaactgatcaacaacatgagcattgatcggtgcaattgggaaccgatgacgtgtcaaccaagtcagcgaacctgaccacctgatcccgttagtttcctcttatgacaagcatagtcgccttatatggcaagcTTAAAAACTGGAAGTGTACCATATCTTTAAAGAAGGTCAACAGTGATAGATGCCCACTCATTTGAGCATATCAGTAGtattatctattttgtttttacaaaGGCTATCTTTTTTAACTCGGCAGATTTACTGGAGGCCTGTTCTCTCTGGGACAGTTTGCTTACATCTTAGCCAACTTTGAGGCAGCTCCTCCTGTAACCTTGGCAACACGAAGACCAGCAAGTTCCTGAAATTGTCATGACAGTGTCATTGGTCAGACAGGATCAACATGGATGTAGCAATCAAGCAAGTGACATCAAAGCATCAATCAACAAAACTGCAACACTGATCACCAAATCCAACTAGCTTTCACAAAGGTGAATTTGTAAGCAACTCAAAACTTAAAATTAACTGCCTTATGAACCTATTTTTCTTATTTCAATAGATTTTGATCTCATTCAGAGATGTGAAAGGAACACTTTCATAATTATGACGTGTTCATTATATCAGCTACTGTGACCTTTAGATTTTCAAGCAGGATCACAAACGTGTGCCCGGACATATTTTACCTCTTGGAGATCCTGGAGCTGCTTGGTAAGATCTTCCTTCTTCTTGCCACGAAGTTCCTTAGCCTTTACCTTGGCCTGCAACATATGAAAATTCTCAAATACTTTCCGACAATGTTTAGTCTTAGTTTAGTTGTAGTAAAACTGTTGACTTTTTAAGTGTTGTCAATTATATAAATATGGATACTTAGAGCACAACAATCATTCAGTGATCATCTTTCTTGATCAACTGAACTTGTCACAAATCTCATTAGACAAACAGTGTGAACAGACACCAGTTTCTCTTCCTCTATATTTTCAAACGCCCAGCAATGCAAAATAAGAAATTTTAAGGCAAAGACGTTTTTTTCATGTAGAAAATACCAATGTTGCTATTCAatctgtaaaaccatacttgaaTATCAATGTCTCTTCTCGATCAATTATCAATAAATGATTGACTACAAGTATAGATATATGAACACAACACCAGCTGATGAGACACTTCTTACTATCTTAGAAATGGACTGAAAAACACATTGACAGAAGGATATTGAAAATCATGGAGTATTTGATAAATGTGAATTTAGATCACTATTTTTACAGCTAAACaatatgtatgtaaattatTTGTGTGCAAAAAAATGAGAAATGTTGAAATCAAGATCTGTGTCGGCGTCGATGCAGAAATCAGAAGAGAACAGCAATACATCTAACAGTATAGGTGACAAATATCAATAAACCTATCCATTTCCAATCTTATTCATGAATTTAACAAGAAGAGTGCCTTTCCAAACAAGTTTTTTTTCTAAGGGAACAAATATGCAGGAAGGCAGGCACTTTGTTGACAGTCTGCCCATCCTAGAGGTATTGACAAATCTTGCATGTACACCAATTGTTAATGTTATTCATCGATTGGAATTGTTCTTGCAATCAACTGTCGAAAGTTTGATTGTCAAGCAATCAATAAAACGATTACTTGATCAATGGGTGCATTACTGACAAAATTAGACTATCATACTACCATATCAGAGGAATCTAAAGGTCAGTATCACTTACAGACACAAACATCCAATAACAGAATCATCACAAAGTTTCCCTTCGTGTATAATGAAATCAGACTGACTGATGGAGACCCCAAATGACCTAATATGATTTAAAAACTGTTGTCACTGGATCTGCCAGACATACCTTTTTCTAATGAGAGCTGCTTTATCATGGCCTCATATTATATTTGCCTATCTTACAGAGATTTTCTTCATCACTTAGCAAAAACATGATGACATTATTAATACCACTGATCCATAGCTTCATGCCACCTGAGCAGTCCAgttcaacatcaacatactCATAGAAAGGATGCTTCTCTACTACAAAGAATTTCTTGGATAATTGTACTCACTGGCAAAAATGTACTTACAATATTACAGAGACAGTTTCTCAAACAATCAACAATGTCAGCAAGGTTGCactttattttgtttcacataatATTTCTTGGTGCTCAGAATCTAAGCACCATCCTTTTAGAAAAGCACAATTATTGACTTGATCACTTAAACGATTCAGCACTGCTAAACCTAACCAGGACTCCTGTCTCTGGATGAGAAAATATCTACTTTCC includes:
- the LOC137273135 gene encoding large ribosomal subunit protein uL29-like isoform X2, giving the protein MAKVKAKELRGKKKEDLTKQLQDLQEELAGLRVAKVTGGAASKLAKICSVRKSIARVLTVINQTQKENLRKFYKTKRFKPKDLRPKKTRAMRRALTKFERSIKTKKQQKKERLYPTRKYAVKA
- the LOC137273135 gene encoding large ribosomal subunit protein uL29-like isoform X1; the protein is MLQAKVKAKELRGKKKEDLTKQLQDLQEELAGLRVAKVTGGAASKLAKICSVRKSIARVLTVINQTQKENLRKFYKTKRFKPKDLRPKKTRAMRRALTKFERSIKTKKQQKKERLYPTRKYAVKA